CAACCAATTTATACATACTTTCAGAATTAACTCTTCGGTATATATTATATCGTTCTACATCTTCAGGCCAGTTCACATAGGAAGTCCAGTTCAATTTGAGATCGAAATCGCTTATTTTTTCACCCAATAACAAAATGGAATTATGAGGATAACTGTAAAAAGTTTCTCCGCAAAGATTTTCAACAGCCACTTTATACTGATAGGAAAGATCGTGAGTTTTTACAATTTGATCAACAAAATCTCGCTGAACTGAAGAAAATGAATCAACAAAAGTCCAATTATTTTGTTTTACTGAATTCTTAAACAAGGCTACCTTCTTGGTAAAATGAAAATCATTTTTCATATCCCAAAAAACCTGAATATCTAAATCGTTTAGTGGACGTGTAGTAACCAATTCCATGATAGGTGCTAAAGAATCAGCCTGAATATTTTTTGTAATCACTGATCCTATACAGCCCCATTCGGTTGTTTCCTGCACACTTAAAGTGCCCACATTCACAGTTGTCCAATCTACTGCAATCTGCGGATTTCCATTCGTGCTAGGAAAATAACCACCTATTATCCCCCAATTGAAAGTTGATCCAGCAAAGCCAGTTACCTGATAAAGTATATTTTTATTATTCGGATAACAGATAAAACCATTACCACTGATTTCACTTGTTGTTGGGTTGGGATGAACAGAAACTATAGTATCCATAAAATCGCCATAGCAACTATCAACGGTGAGCTCTACGACCTTTAGCGTATAATCTCCCTGTGTCTGCCAATAAACAACAATGCTATCATTTCCCTGTCCATCAAATGCTATTGAACTATCACTTATTGTCCAGTAATAAATCGAACCCGTAAATCCATTTACATGGTAGGCAACTGTATCCAACTCGCAAACATCTTTTCGTCCTGAAATTGGCGTTGTTATCGGATATGGATTAATGACAACAGGCTGATATACGGTATCTCCATAGCAATACTTATCATTTATGGAATCATAGCTGGTTTCCAATACCTTCAGCATTCCCAGTCCATCTGTTCCCCAATCTGAATGAATAAGAGCTCGTCCATTTCCATTAACTATCCAGCCACCATCTATCCACCAATCATAGGTTGAGCCATTTACATTCATCACTTGATAGGCTTCGTTTTTCGACCATGCACAAACAAATGTGTCTCCCGAAATATCTGAGGTTTGTAATCGATAACTAATCAATACAGGGAAATAATCAGTATCGGAAATACAACCTTCCAATGTTGTTTCTACTACTTTAATCATGGCCATTCCTGAATCGGGCCAACTGACTTCAATAGCAGGACCATTACCGTTATTATCAACTCGTGTTCCACCAGAAACAAACCAGTTGTAATTTGAACCAGATCTATATTTCACCCAATAATCGACATGTACTGTATTGGGGCAAACAACAGCAGGACCGAAAATATGAGCATCGGGACGAACAATAACGACATCTACTGTTTGGGTGTCGCTATAGCAGCCATATTGGTTGACCTCATAAACATCCAACTTCCCCTGAAAAGTATCTGTCCAGTGAATTTCTATTTCGTTCGTATTTAATCCACTAACCTGACTTCCTCCTTCAACAGACCAATAGTATGCTGAAGAACTTGTGTTTGTAACCTTATAAGGAAATGTTCCCAAAAAACATGGACTAAGTGGGCCGGAAATTGAGGATAGCTGCGCTTGGGGATAAACGGTAATTATGATTGAGTCGAAAGCTTCACAATTGTTAGCCGTTATCACACTAAGATAATATGTTAAAACAATTGGAGTGCCTGTTTGATTTTGCATGCTAAACAATGGTGTAAAAGAGCTGCTATCACTTAAATTATTAGCTGTATGCCAGGAATAAATATGATTTTGATTTGCATTTGTATCACCCAACAAAATAGTATCTCCACTACAAAGAAAAACATTGTTTCCAGCTTCTGCTATAGGAAGTTGATGAATATTTACAAATTTTGAAACAAGCTCAGGCCCACAACCATATTGACTTGTTTCGTATATTTTTAGTGTACCAACACCTGCACTACCCCATTTTACCTTTACGGTATTTGTGCCTATACCACTCAATATACTTCCTCCACTAATTGTCCAATTTATTAATGAATTCGCTGATAATCCGTGTACTTTGTATTCAAGACTATCATCGTATTCGCACACATTAGTTGGTCCGGAAATACTATCAGGTCCTTCAAATGGAATGACAAAAATCTGGAATATCGTTATAGCCGTTTTATATGGACAACCATTATCCTCAACTTCAACAGTAAAAAAATAGGGTGTGTTTTTTCCATGATCGCAGGAAGTATTCCAGCTAAAAGTAGATGATACTGTATCTTTACCTTGTGCCGGCGAAAGAGTTGCATATGGAGCAGGAACTGAAACTCCGCCAAATATACCTCCTTTGGCTTTAAAATACATACTATCAGAATCTGTATACGGAATATCAAATGAAATAGCATTTCCTTCATCTACAGCATACGAAGTAATACCACCCGAAATTGCCAATTGTGGCAGCTGGTTTGGAGGGCAGTTTAATACAATTAACTCAATATCTCTTCGAACAATAGATACGAGAGAACCATTTCGAAATGAACTAACCTCGACAGCGATGGCATATAAACCTGCTTGAGGACACATTACTTTTACCAAACCTGTGTTTGGGTTTATTGTACATACACCACCCACACCAAATGGGTTAAATACATTATGTGATGCAGCATAGGTTACACCAGGAATTGGAAGACCTAAGGTCCATGCTGGAGTTGGAATTGGATCATTATCTGAGCCACCTGCATAAGGAAGCACTAGCGAATAAGACAAGGAATCACCATCAGCATCTGTTGCTGCATAGGAAATATTCACTGTATCCTGTGCGCAAATATAAGGAGTTGGAACACCTGAAAATGTAGGTGAGTTATCGAAATAGGAATTGGGAGGAATAAACACATAATAGGTTTGTCCAATATCCTGCAATATGTTGTTTAAATTATTTCGGCAACACCTAATGTGCGTTAAATGAAATCCGGTTGTACTTGCTGGTAAAAGTATAGTTTTAACATAAACTCCTTTTCTAATACAAACACTGGGTTTCCAGGAGCAATTACTACCACCTGAAGGTGGATCAATAACAGATTCAGTTCCCAAATTTATCCCAACAACATCATATTGACTTTTTGTTGCATTGTTATAATAAATTCCTACTTCAATATAGGTATCGAAAGGTGTTGACGGAACTGTTTGCTGACAATCGCGATACATTTCAATCGTGATTTCATATTGGTATCTAGAACCAACTTTGCCTTTGTATTCATAGCTAAAATCTCCACCCATCAAATGCGTTGCATTAGCTGATGAAACAGTTAGCATCAAAAGAATGATAAAACTAATATATGGCTTAAATATGCTCAAATGATTCTAAAATATGATATTTACATAACCCAATCAACTTACTTCAAATTTATGCAAATAGATGCTAATGTGATAATTATCTATCTCAGATTATTATGTAATGTTAATTCTTAAGATAAAGACGATAAAATCCACCAAAAGGTTGACTGAATATTCAATCTATTCCCGAAAATTTCATGCCACATATAGCATGAACAGATTAATGTTCATTTTCGAGCTAGTTCTCCCGACTTATTAGCATTTTAGCAAATTGAACCATTTGTATTTTTTCTTCTTGAAGAATATCAATCCGGTTTAATGCATCGATTGCTTTATCGTAATAAACCTTACTTTCAGCCAAGGCTATCTCTTTAATATTCAATTTATTATAAATTGATATAAACGTTTTTACTTTTTCTGACTTATCAAATTCTTTCAAATTTAACCAATGATCAATTTTTAATCTCGTATCCTTATCTGCTATTTCCATGGCTTTAACTAATAGGAACGTTTTTTTATTAATTAAAATATCTCCACCAATGCTTTTCCCAAATTTTTCAAAATCACCAAACGAATCCAGCAAATCATCTTCAATTTGGAAAGAAATGCCCAAATTCCAACCGAACTCTTCAATCAGGTCTTTATTGACATCAGATGTTTCAGCAATTACAGCTCCCAATCGTAAGCAACCAGCCAATAATACAGCTGTTTTAAGTTCAATCATCTTCATGTATTCATCCATTCGGATGCTATCCCTTTTTTCAAAATTCAAATCCAGTTGCTGACCATCACAAACTTGCAAACCTGTTTTATTATACAAAGCCATAACATCACGTAATAAATGATCATCAACTCTCATCATTAATTGATTTGCCAGAATAATCATTGCATCTCCTGATAACAAAGCTCTGTTATCATTCCAATTAACATGAACAGTCGGCTTTCCACGCCTAACATCAGCATCATCCATTATATCATCATGAACAAGGGTGAAATTATGGAACATCTCCATACCAATAGCAGCATAAAGAGCTTTATCAATTTTTCCACCAAACATCTCGCAGCTCATCAAACAAATAACTGGCCTGATTCTTTTGCCTCCCAAAGCCAGAATATACTCTATCGGTTCATAAAGTTCTCTGGGTTCTTTTTGATATTTTAACTTTTCAATTTTATTTGAAACGAGCTCTAGAAGTTCGTTGAAGCTTTGCATAATCAATTGTTTAACTACTTATTAATGAAGGGGTAAAAATAATAAATTAATTTTGCTCGAAAAATTTAATAGAGTGAAAAGATATAGTAAATATTTTCTTAATTTTG
Above is a genomic segment from Bacteroidota bacterium containing:
- a CDS encoding gliding motility-associated C-terminal domain-containing protein; its protein translation is MLTVSSANATHLMGGDFSYEYKGKVGSRYQYEITIEMYRDCQQTVPSTPFDTYIEVGIYYNNATKSQYDVVGINLGTESVIDPPSGGSNCSWKPSVCIRKGVYVKTILLPASTTGFHLTHIRCCRNNLNNILQDIGQTYYVFIPPNSYFDNSPTFSGVPTPYICAQDTVNISYAATDADGDSLSYSLVLPYAGGSDNDPIPTPAWTLGLPIPGVTYAASHNVFNPFGVGGVCTINPNTGLVKVMCPQAGLYAIAVEVSSFRNGSLVSIVRRDIELIVLNCPPNQLPQLAISGGITSYAVDEGNAISFDIPYTDSDSMYFKAKGGIFGGVSVPAPYATLSPAQGKDTVSSTFSWNTSCDHGKNTPYFFTVEVEDNGCPYKTAITIFQIFVIPFEGPDSISGPTNVCEYDDSLEYKVHGLSANSLINWTISGGSILSGIGTNTVKVKWGSAGVGTLKIYETSQYGCGPELVSKFVNIHQLPIAEAGNNVFLCSGDTILLGDTNANQNHIYSWHTANNLSDSSSFTPLFSMQNQTGTPIVLTYYLSVITANNCEAFDSIIITVYPQAQLSSISGPLSPCFLGTFPYKVTNTSSSAYYWSVEGGSQVSGLNTNEIEIHWTDTFQGKLDVYEVNQYGCYSDTQTVDVVIVRPDAHIFGPAVVCPNTVHVDYWVKYRSGSNYNWFVSGGTRVDNNGNGPAIEVSWPDSGMAMIKVVETTLEGCISDTDYFPVLISYRLQTSDISGDTFVCAWSKNEAYQVMNVNGSTYDWWIDGGWIVNGNGRALIHSDWGTDGLGMLKVLETSYDSINDKYCYGDTVYQPVVINPYPITTPISGRKDVCELDTVAYHVNGFTGSIYYWTISDSSIAFDGQGNDSIVVYWQTQGDYTLKVVELTVDSCYGDFMDTIVSVHPNPTTSEISGNGFICYPNNKNILYQVTGFAGSTFNWGIIGGYFPSTNGNPQIAVDWTTVNVGTLSVQETTEWGCIGSVITKNIQADSLAPIMELVTTRPLNDLDIQVFWDMKNDFHFTKKVALFKNSVKQNNWTFVDSFSSVQRDFVDQIVKTHDLSYQYKVAVENLCGETFYSYPHNSILLLGEKISDFDLKLNWTSYVNWPEDVERYNIYRRVNSESMYKLVESTSDTSIILEAGLNGIHQCFRIAAVRRGKETIMSWSNEACFEFEPVLHVPNAFSPNSDGVNDSFTVISANIAVFEMSIFNRWGEMVFQTFDRYDGWDGMFKGKPAPIDVYVVVIKYQGNTPKMTYTGNITIIK
- a CDS encoding polyprenyl synthetase family protein, which gives rise to MQSFNELLELVSNKIEKLKYQKEPRELYEPIEYILALGGKRIRPVICLMSCEMFGGKIDKALYAAIGMEMFHNFTLVHDDIMDDADVRRGKPTVHVNWNDNRALLSGDAMIILANQLMMRVDDHLLRDVMALYNKTGLQVCDGQQLDLNFEKRDSIRMDEYMKMIELKTAVLLAGCLRLGAVIAETSDVNKDLIEEFGWNLGISFQIEDDLLDSFGDFEKFGKSIGGDILINKKTFLLVKAMEIADKDTRLKIDHWLNLKEFDKSEKVKTFISIYNKLNIKEIALAESKVYYDKAIDALNRIDILQEEKIQMVQFAKMLISREN